Below is a window of Staphylococcus succinus DNA.
TTTACAGTGTACTTTTAATTCTTCATTAATCTGTTCTAAATTTTGTTGTACGTTCAATTCTTTACACCTCTCCATTATTGACCAATAAATGCTAACATGCGTCCAGTGTTTCCTTTTTCAACTCTATATGAGAAAAATAAAGATAAATCCTCTGACGTAGCATAATTTGTAATGTAAATATTATCTTTAGGAACACCGGCATATTCAAGTAACAAAGCATTTGCTTGTTTTAAATCGATACCATGTCTATCCTCAGCTCTTCTGTCAATAAACTGATTAGTATCAACAGGTAGTTGTTCAAATTTTGATTTAATATCATCATTAATTTCATAGGTGGATGATGTTGCAGGACCTATAACAACTTGTAAATCCTTCACATCAAAATCAATTTTACTTACCATCTCATTAGCAATTTGGCCAACTGTTCCTCTCCATCCCGCATGCGCCAATCCTACAAAATGGTGTGGTTCACTATAAAAGTATATGGGTACACAATCTGCATAACACATCGTTAGCAATATATCAGACTGGTAAGTATACATACCATCTACACCATATAGCTCATCTGATAATGCATCAATATTCGTCCCTTTATCTTCGTCTGTTACTTCAACCACCTTATTTTCATGGGTTTGTATCGGAAACACCCATTGCTCCCTTGGATAATGGATTGTAGCTGCAAGTTGCTCTTGATGCTGTGTAATATTTATAGAATCATCATCAATATACCTAGCTAAATTAAATGCTTCTTTAGGATAAGGACTCAAGCCATCTTCTCTAGTAGTTATACCCAATATTACTTTTTCTAATTGGCTTGTCTCATACTTCAATATGTGGTTATACTTCTTGAATCTCTCTTGCATACTACTTACCTCCAATAAATGTTATTGTAAAACGCTTTTATAACATTAATATAACTACTTACTTTAGATTGATACATTTACTCAAATTTCTCTTAAACTTGTATGATGAAAAGTTATTTTGATTAACAATTTCAAATTAATCCAAAAAAGTCATCAGATCTTTGGACCTGATGACATCATTTTAACATTTATCGTTACTTACTATAGCTTTTAATTTATGTGAATTACGTTCTGTTAGATTAACTTAAATAATAAATTTAACGTCTAGTTCTTCTTGAACGTCTTTCTTCTCTATTTCTAATAAAGCTTGGAATGTCATCTTCGTTTGTAGTATGACTTCTGCCTTCACTAGCACTTTCAGTTGGTTGTTGAGATACACTTGCTTGACTTGAAGCAAATGGTTCTTCTTTTGGTGTACTGCTTGTTGCACTGCTACCAAATGTAGTATTAGAAGCTTTACGCCCTTGTGCTGATGGTTTATCTTCAAAACCAGTTGCAATCACTGTTACCACGATTTCATCTTGTAATTCTGGATTAATTACAGTACCAAAAATCATATTCACATCTTCGTCTGCAGCATCTTGAACGATATCAGCAGCTTCTTGTGCTTCAAAAAGTGAAAGTGATTCGCCACCAGTGATGTTCATAAGTACACCTTGTGCTCCTACAATAGAAGTTTCTAATAATGGTGAAGAAATTGCTTTTTTAGCTGCTTCTACTGCACGATTCTCACCAGAAGAAACACCAATTCCCATTAAAGCTGAACCTTGGTTAGACATAATCGTCTTAACATCTGCAAAGTCAAGGTTTACTTCACCTGATACAGCGATTAAGTCAGAAATACCTTGAACACCTTGGCGTAAAACATTATCTGCTTCTTTGAACGCTTCCATCATTGGTGTTGATTTATCAACGATATCTAATAAACGATCATTTGGAATGACGATTAATGTATCTACAGCTGCTTTCATAGCTTCTACACCAGCTGCTGCTTGTGTTTGACGTTTACGGCCTTCGAAACCAAACGGACGTGTAACGACACCAACTGTTAATGCGCCCATTTCTTTAGCAATTTTCGCTACAACTGGAGCTGCACCAGTACCAGTACCGCCACCCATACCAGCAGTTACGAATACCATATCTGCACCTTGGATAGCATCTTCAATTTGTTCTCGTGATTCTTCAGCAGCTTTTTTACCAATTTCTGGATTCGCACCTGCACCTAAACCACGAGTTAACTTTTCACCAATTTGGATTTTAGATTCTGCTTTAGATAAGTTTAAAGCTTGTCCGTCCGTATTGATAGAAATAAATTCAACATTGTTCATACCATGGTCAATCATACGGTTTACAGCGTTATTTCCGCCGCCCCCTACACCGATGACTTTTAACGTCGCTAAATGATTAAATCCTTGTTCAAATTCTAACATTTATATTTCCTCCTAGTTTTAATGGCCAATCAATCGAATAGAGATTTCATCAGTTTTTTAAATTTACCTTCTTCTTTATCTTCTTTATGTTGAGGTTTACCTTCAGCGTCTTCATCGACGTTTACTTTTTCCTCGTAATCCTCTTTTACATGTTGTTGTTCCGAATCAGATGTTGGTGATTGCGATTCTTCTTGCTTATTCGATTTTTTCTTGAACCAATCAAATCCGCTTGATTTTGTATTGTTTTCTCTATCATCAGATTCGATGACTTCTTCTTCGAATTCTTCACTGTCATGATTACTTATTGTAACATAATCTAGCATTTCATCGAAAGTAATGCTACTAGAAATTGTAGAAATTGCTGATGAGAACTCAGGTTTTCTAATACCCATTTGTGATGGCGTATGTATTCTCACTTTTTCACTAACCATATCTTGTAGTAGTTCCTTGACGCCTAATAAGTTAGCTGACCCTCCTGTAATAACGAATCCACCATTAACTTTAGTAAGTCCTAATTCTTGTAACACATCAAAAATTTCAAAGAATATATCTTCCAAACGTGCTTCAATAATGTCTGCTAAATCTTTTTGTGTAAATTGTGCTTCTTCATCACTATCTGTTTGGTCAACAGTGAAAATATCTTGATCAGAAGCAGATTCAAAGAAAGCGTGACCATATTGATGTTTAACTTTTTCAGCTGTTTCATAAGATGTATTTAAACCTTCTGCGATATCTTCAGTAATATCACGGCCAGCCATTTCTATTGCATCACCATCAACAAGTTCACCTCGTTCATAGAATGCAATTTGTGTCATGTCTTCACCAATATCAATGACACACGCACCTAATTCTTTTTCAGTGGCTGATAGAACTGAACCAAAGTTGTATGCATCAGAATATACATCCAACACATCTACACCACATGATTCAACACATTTAATCATATTGATTAAAATTGATTTTTGAATTGCGATAACACCAGCTTCAACTTTCAAGCCATGTCTAGCAATTAATTCTTTAGGATCTGAAACTTCATTATCCCCATCAACTACAAATTTAATTGGGAATGCGTTAATTATCTCTGTATCTGGGACTTCATTTTTTTCACGGATACCTTCAAGTACACTTTCAATATGTGTACCATCTAATTCAGTATCTTCATAAAATTCAATTTCATTGGATTCATCAAACACTTCAGTACCGATAATAGGAAGTTTTAAAAATACTTCCTTAATATCTACCCCTGAAGCAATAGAAGCTTTTTTAATTGTATCTTTAATCGCTTGTTTCGCGATGTCAAAATCATCAATCTGTCCATTTTTTATTCCACTTGTGTAGGTTTGTCCTGTACCTATCACATTAATGCCATTGTGAAATTTTTCGCCTACTATTGTTTTAATACTTGATGAACCGATATCTATACTTACATAATAATGCTCTTCCATAGATAGGCACCTCCTGACAAATAACTTATTCAAGTTCACACTATTAACAGTTTACAATACGATTTAGCGGTTGTGAACTATAAACACATGTATTTGTCGAAATTTTTTAATTATTTTTGTCTGACTTCTTATTTATCTTATTTAATGCACTTTGTAATTCGTTTTTTGCTTTGTCTTCTTGTGTCGATCCTTTTTCTACGTTTTTGTCACTAGCGGCCTTGGTATCACTATCACCACTATATGGGATAAAGGATGCTCCTACCGATAAATCAATATAACCCGCTTTCTTCAAGTTACCTGATTCGTCACGTTCAAGCGACTGTGACATTTGTGGATAATACTTCATTTTGTTGCCAATTGTATTCAAGTTCCCCACAATTTGTAAGTCATCGGTAGTAAAAAGTTTGATTTGATTTTGCGCATTGGCTTGAGGATCATATTGTACTTCAGCAATTGTACTTCTCACCTTAGATGGTATTTCAGCAAGTTGATGAATAATTTGCTCTTTATTGTCCTTTTTGAAACCTTCTAAAATTGGACCGTCATCAACCGAATTTCCATCATAATTATCTAGCTCTGTACCATCTTCTGTAATAGGTATATATTTATCATCTTTCTTTATCAACGCGACAATTTGGTCTTCAATCACATCTACTATCATTTTGTTGGGAAAGTGTTTAGTAATCTTCACATCTTTTACTAAAGTATTTTTTCTCAATTGTTCTTCAGCTTTTGAAGTACTATACGTATACATTCTAGCATCATCTTTAACATCTATTGTTTTATTAATCTCACTTTTCGAAACGTTATGATTTCCTTTAATTTCCACACTACTTATCTTGCTTAAAGGTGTGAACATATATATAAGAATTAGAACAA
It encodes the following:
- the ftsA gene encoding cell division protein FtsA, whose translation is MEEHYYVSIDIGSSSIKTIVGEKFHNGINVIGTGQTYTSGIKNGQIDDFDIAKQAIKDTIKKASIASGVDIKEVFLKLPIIGTEVFDESNEIEFYEDTELDGTHIESVLEGIREKNEVPDTEIINAFPIKFVVDGDNEVSDPKELIARHGLKVEAGVIAIQKSILINMIKCVESCGVDVLDVYSDAYNFGSVLSATEKELGACVIDIGEDMTQIAFYERGELVDGDAIEMAGRDITEDIAEGLNTSYETAEKVKHQYGHAFFESASDQDIFTVDQTDSDEEAQFTQKDLADIIEARLEDIFFEIFDVLQELGLTKVNGGFVITGGSANLLGVKELLQDMVSEKVRIHTPSQMGIRKPEFSSAISTISSSITFDEMLDYVTISNHDSEEFEEEVIESDDRENNTKSSGFDWFKKKSNKQEESQSPTSDSEQQHVKEDYEEKVNVDEDAEGKPQHKEDKEEGKFKKLMKSLFD
- the ftsZ gene encoding cell division protein FtsZ; amino-acid sequence: MLEFEQGFNHLATLKVIGVGGGGNNAVNRMIDHGMNNVEFISINTDGQALNLSKAESKIQIGEKLTRGLGAGANPEIGKKAAEESREQIEDAIQGADMVFVTAGMGGGTGTGAAPVVAKIAKEMGALTVGVVTRPFGFEGRKRQTQAAAGVEAMKAAVDTLIVIPNDRLLDIVDKSTPMMEAFKEADNVLRQGVQGISDLIAVSGEVNLDFADVKTIMSNQGSALMGIGVSSGENRAVEAAKKAISSPLLETSIVGAQGVLMNITGGESLSLFEAQEAADIVQDAADEDVNMIFGTVINPELQDEIVVTVIATGFEDKPSAQGRKASNTTFGSSATSSTPKEEPFASSQASVSQQPTESASEGRSHTTNEDDIPSFIRNREERRSRRTRR
- the pgeF gene encoding peptidoglycan editing factor PgeF; its protein translation is MQERFKKYNHILKYETSQLEKVILGITTREDGLSPYPKEAFNLARYIDDDSINITQHQEQLAATIHYPREQWVFPIQTHENKVVEVTDEDKGTNIDALSDELYGVDGMYTYQSDILLTMCYADCVPIYFYSEPHHFVGLAHAGWRGTVGQIANEMVSKIDFDVKDLQVVIGPATSSTYEINDDIKSKFEQLPVDTNQFIDRRAEDRHGIDLKQANALLLEYAGVPKDNIYITNYATSEDLSLFFSYRVEKGNTGRMLAFIGQ
- a CDS encoding cell division protein FtsQ/DivIB codes for the protein MADKVSEFDSEYLKQKRELRKKRQKQIQYSVFGVLLFIIVLILIYMFTPLSKISSVEIKGNHNVSKSEINKTIDVKDDARMYTYSTSKAEEQLRKNTLVKDVKITKHFPNKMIVDVIEDQIVALIKKDDKYIPITEDGTELDNYDGNSVDDGPILEGFKKDNKEQIIHQLAEIPSKVRSTIAEVQYDPQANAQNQIKLFTTDDLQIVGNLNTIGNKMKYYPQMSQSLERDESGNLKKAGYIDLSVGASFIPYSGDSDTKAASDKNVEKGSTQEDKAKNELQSALNKINKKSDKNN